In Indioceanicola profundi, the genomic stretch CGCGGCCGCTTCCAGCGCTGCCTGATAGGGCTTGGGCAGCTTCTCCCACTGATCCTTGTTGATCATGAGGGAGAAGGACGGACCCGGCTCCCACCAGCCCGGATAGTAGTAATTCTGGGCGACCTTGTAGAAGCCGAGCTTCTCATCGTCATAGGGGCCGATCCACTCGGCCGCGTCGATGGTGCCCTTCTCCAGCGCCGGATAGATGTCGCCGCCGGCGATCTGCTGCGGCACTGCGCCCAGCTTCACCAGCACCTGCCCGGCCAAGCCGGCGATGCGCATCTTCAGACCCTTCAGGTCCTCCGGCGTCTTGATCTCCTTGCGGAACCAGCCGCCCATCTGGGCGCCGGAATTGCCGGCCATGAAGCTGACGATGTTGTAGCCGGCATAGAATTCCTGCAACAGCTCACGGCCGCCGCCATAGAGCTGCCAGGCATTCTGCTGGCGGGAGTTCAGGCCGAACGGAACCGAGCAGTCGAAGGCGAAGGTCGGGTCCTTGCCGACATAGTAATAGGCGGCAGTGTGGCCGCACTCGACCGTGCCGTTCTGGACGGCGTCCAGGACCTGGAGGCCCGGAACCAGCTCGCCGCCGGGGAACACGCGGATCTGGAACTTGTTGTCGGTGATCTCCGCAACACGGTTCGCGATGATCTCGCCGGCGCCATAGATGGTGTCCAGGCTCTTGGGGAAACTGGAGGCGAGCCGCCACTTGATCTCGGGGCTTGATTGCGCAATGGCGGGGGCCGGCAGGGCCGACGCGGCCGCAACGGTGCCAACCCCGGCGGCGGCCAGGAACTCACGACGCTTCATGGATGTCCTCCCGAGTACGGGGAGAAACCGGGACCTGCGATCCGGCACAACGCGGCCAGCATGCAGGTCCCGATCAATCCCGGTTGTTCAGGCGGAAGCTAGCGTGAAGCGAAAATCTTCGCGCACAATACGTTGGTAGGGGGCTTGGGACGCCCCCACCCTCAATCCTCCGGTCCTACGCCGGCCCCGATGCTGACAGCGACTTCCACCTCATCACCGGCGCAGACCGGATGCCCCCAGCCGCTGGCGCTGGCAGGGTGCGTCGGCAGCGGAAAATGGGGCCGTCCGCGTCCACGACGGGTATCGGCGTGAACGAACGGGTCCGGAAGCCCGATATCATAAACGATGCCGTCGTCGTTGTTCGGGCTTGGGCCGGCAGGCACCGCGGCCAGCCTCAGCGCTTCCCGCACCCGCCATGCCACATTGTGATCGGCGCAGGAAGAGTCGCCGCTGACGCCAAGCCCCCCGACAACCCCGGTGCCGCGGTAAAGTCCGAGCCCGCCGCCGAACACATTCACCCCGCCGATCCGCTTTCCGACCATGGGATCACGCTGCGTACCGAAATTGGCGGAGGAACCTGCATAGGCCACATCCGGGTCGACCGGATTGCTTTCCTGCAACCCGAACAGCGATCCGCCGGGCTGGGTCGCACTGTAGAGATTGGCCGTGGACAGGGCGAAGCCGCCCAGACTGAAGGCGTTGGCGGTATTAGCCTTCTGGGCGGAGATTACCCGGCTGCCCGGCCACTGGTCGCCTGGGCTGTTGCCTGAGAAGGCGACAGCGCACACCGTTCCATCACGGTCCACAATGCTTGCCCACATGTGCAGTTCGAAGCCGCCATTCTCCGGCCCGCCCGTGGGCGCGACGCTCTTCCTCAGCGCGGCCTGAAGGTCCGAATGCGTCGGCAGGTTCTTGCAATCCGCCTGCGCGGCCGAAGATCCGAACGCTCCCATCAGAACTAGCGCGATGGGAAGCGCGTGTCTGCTTTTCATCTGCGTTGCCTCCAGCTTGGGTTCTTATCAGGGTCAGCAGCGTCCATCCCGGGCCGGAAGGCCGGCCGGGTGTCCGCGTCCTGTTGAAAGTCGTTGCAAGCCACTGATGATGACGGGTGCGCCAGATGCCCGGATTTGCACACCACGATATGTCGATACAGGCCGGAGCCAGCGGCCGGAAGCCGCGAATGCATGTTACTCCGCCTGATGGACTGAACAGATGCTCGCCAACAGCTGAACTGCCTGAAATCGAGGAAGTATTCTCCTGACCTTTATTCTCAATTTGAGAACACGCCGACAGTCATTAACCCGCCGTTATTGACCAGATTAAAGGCAGCCCGTCGGGTATGGTCATGACCACGCCATAAAAA encodes the following:
- a CDS encoding heme-binding protein, producing the protein MGAFGSSAAQADCKNLPTHSDLQAALRKSVAPTGGPENGGFELHMWASIVDRDGTVCAVAFSGNSPGDQWPGSRVISAQKANTANAFSLGGFALSTANLYSATQPGGSLFGLQESNPVDPDVAYAGSSANFGTQRDPMVGKRIGGVNVFGGGLGLYRGTGVVGGLGVSGDSSCADHNVAWRVREALRLAAVPAGPSPNNDDGIVYDIGLPDPFVHADTRRGRGRPHFPLPTHPASASGWGHPVCAGDEVEVAVSIGAGVGPED
- a CDS encoding TRAP transporter substrate-binding protein, whose product is MKRREFLAAAGVGTVAAASALPAPAIAQSSPEIKWRLASSFPKSLDTIYGAGEIIANRVAEITDNKFQIRVFPGGELVPGLQVLDAVQNGTVECGHTAAYYYVGKDPTFAFDCSVPFGLNSRQQNAWQLYGGGRELLQEFYAGYNIVSFMAGNSGAQMGGWFRKEIKTPEDLKGLKMRIAGLAGQVLVKLGAVPQQIAGGDIYPALEKGTIDAAEWIGPYDDEKLGFYKVAQNYYYPGWWEPGPSFSLMINKDQWEKLPKPYQAALEAAAADANVRMSAKYDVENPQALKRLVANGAKLQPYSKEIMLAAYKATFELYDELAASNANFKKVYDGWKAFREEEYQWFRIAENYLESFSYAAAAQSRKS